The DNA region CTCATTCTGCTGCAGCGTCTATCCCCCGAAGGCCATCATGCATCATGGGACCTGCCCACTTCCATCTCCAACGAGAAGGCCGTTACGTACCTGAACGAGTTCGGCAAGGCACCCCAGGGCCTGTTTGCTGATGCCGCATCTACAAACCCGTcccagctcgtcgtcctgctTGAGGGCATCACTTCCGACGACTCCAAGTCTCTCCAGAAGTCCCTTGCTGGCTCTGGACCTAGCTTTAGGGTTGGAGATGCTCCTTCGGCTGCTGCCAACGACCTGCTGCTGGCCAACGACTTCCCgtccgtcggcgtcgccaccAAGAACTGTGCCTTTGATAAGGCCATCAACCCGTTTGCGGAGCAGTGCTGGAGCGGCAAGTCATCGGTTGTGAGATACGACGTGAAGAAGGTACGCACTTGGCACATCAACCATGTCACGCTTCTTGGTTATTAACgtctttccttttcttttcctaGGACTCGTCCATCCTCGCGTCCCTTTCCGAGAACGCCTCTCTCTTGAAGCAACTtgccgccaacggcgagatGGAGACCGTTGTGATCGCCATGCCTGAGTCGTCTCGCAGGTCTCAGGTCCGCCACTGGTCCTCCAAGCCCGAGGagcttcgtcgccgccaagtGGAAGAGGTCATGACCGAGACCGACGAGCACGACCAGCCCGCGTCTACCACTCCCGGCCAGAGCACCGCGCCTACCACTCCCGCTCAGAGCACCGCCCCATTCCCCGGCCACATCGAGAGAGGCACTATCAAATCCTGCTACGGTACCGAGGACGCATGCATCAAGGCCACTGGCAACTGCTCGGACCACGGCGCTTGCAGAAACAAGTACGCCACGCCCAACGGCGAGGACCAGGGCACGTGTTTTGCTTGCCAGTGCCTGGGAACTCTCAGCAAGAGCGGCAGCATCACTCACTGGGGCGGCAAGGCCTGCCAGAAGGTTGACGTTAGCGTTCCCTTCTGGCTCTTTGTCGGTTTCGGTGTCGCTATGGTCGGTATCCTCACCTTCGCCATTGGTCTGCTTTtcagcgtcggcgaggagaagcttCCCGGTGTCATTGGTGCTGGTGTGTCCAAGACGAAATAGGAGCGTCGTTGATGCGCCCCAGATGGGGAGCGGGGGAGTGGCGGACCTTGACACGGTGCAAGGCGGGAGTGGTTGTGCTTATAATTGGCAAGTGGTCGTCTGTACCATAGGTGTATTTTCATGCGGCGTTGGCATTGGCAGGACATTTCTCTCTTTGATACGGAGAGGGTATTTCTTAGACAATCGAAAACCAAAAAAGAATCGAAGCTATGATGACATAATTCCGAGTGAATCTCCTGGGTATCGATTGGTGATGTGATGTAAAGTCTATTTGTTTTCCCCTCTAACCCAGCTCTCCCACGTCAGGGCGCTCATTTGGTGTTGTGCCCAGGCTTTCGAGGCCTCTCTCGGCCCGCAGCTCGCTCGCCCCTGCGGCATTCGTGATCTGCCTGGCCGGCGACTGCGTAGCCGACTCGGTTGACGCCCCGTTCCCGACAGCGGCGGTATACTTTTGCCCGGCCTCGTTGAGCAGCTGCTGCACCTCGTCCTTCCTCGTCGTGATGCCGTCCCTCTCCTGCCTCAGCTCCTGCACgcgctgcttcttctcctcgaggtcCAGCTCCATGGCGCGCATCGTCGTCTGCAGCCTCGACAGGCACTCAGTGAGActcggcaacggcgtgaTCTTGGGCGGGACCTGCAGCAGCTGTTCGGCGGGGTTGCGCTCGGGCTTCTGCAAACCGTCCATGCCGGACCtcgtctgcgccgcctcgaACGCCGCGCGCCGCTCCGCCTCAGACGCATCCGACTCGTCGCCCGAGCCACCCTCGGCCATCTGGATCTGCTCGGCCATTTCGCGCCTGCGACGgatcttctcctccctctctgcctTCCTGCCCAACGACaagccgccgtcctcgacaaaGTCGTCGAACCCCTCGCCCAgatcctcgtcttcgggcACGAGGCGTGTGtcagccttcttcttgcgcaGCGACGCACCGccatcgtcgttgtcgtcgaaCGAGATGAAGTCTTCGTCGCcctgttgctgctcctgcGCAAGCCTCGCCCGGCGCTGTTTCCTCTCCTGGATCTCCGACTCGGTCAGGATATTCGTCTGATGCGGCCGAGGCGCAAAGTCGGCCTGGTTGACAATCACGGCACCCTCAAGCTCGGAGTCGTCCAGGTCcatgccgtcctcgtcctgcaTGCGAAGAGAGGTCAGGTTCTGGGGCGTGTTCGGCGTCGAGTTTTGTAGTTCGCTGAGGTATTCCTTGCTGTATCTCGGGCggtcctcttcctcgtcgcggaATGTGCGCATGGGCAGCCTATTTTTGAGGGCGCTGTTCTCGAAGGCCTGGTAGCCCAGCGTTGACTTTTTGGGCGTCGTGTACTCCGTCTTGGCcgcgtcgtcgctgtcggcgTCCCCGACAGCACCGCCGAACGAGAGTCTAGACGTGgacttgcgcttcttctgcttgAGAGAGTTTGAACGGCTGACCGCTGGTCGAATGACCACAgggccgtcatcgtcgtcgtcatcgtttTCGTTTCGCGCCGGGGCGGCTTTTGGTTTCGCAGCATCGCCAATcgcaacgccgccgttggagtcgtcgtcgggctcgtTGTTGAAGTTGATGCTCTTGCGCAGGCCAGATTGGCGAAACGGCTTCCTCGTAAACTTGACTGCTACTGGTGCAGCGTCTGGCATCCCATTAGCCTTGCGAACGACGGCAATCAGCGCATGGTCTCTGGAGCGGAGCAGTGGACTCACCATCTTTCACGGGCTCTTGGCTAGCGGGCGAGGCTGTGGTGGTGTTgtcttcgtcatcatcgaGGACCTTGATGACTTTTGCCTTTCTTTTTGGTGTGAATGCACTCATCTTGGGCGGATAACAAGCATTGAAGTGGTTTTGGGGGCCGGTGATGTCAGGCAGATCCGAAGTTCGACAGATGGGTAGGAGGTATCCGTCCGCTGTACTCTGTAGATGCGGCCCCCGATAAGCATCTTATCTACACGTGACTCCACCCAAATTTGGATCTTCCCAATCGGCCAGGCTGCAGGGCAGAACAGAGCTCCGTCGATCGCGTCGCAAAGCTCATTTCGCGCGACATCAATCATCAGATCGGTCAGCCTGCCCGCCCAACCGCCTCTCTACCACCGCCACCACATTTATACATACTCCCATACATACAAGATGGCGCCCGCACAGCCTGAGCTAAAGAAGGTACGGAAGCCCCAATTCCTGACGGACATACCAGAATCTCCAGACCTGTTTGATGTACTTCTAAAAAAACGGATGGACGGACTGCAATGGTCCATCCAATATCAATCTTCGTCTTTCCCCCTCTCGCCTTCTATCGAGTCCTGAGCGCTGACACTTTTTTCTTTCTACAGTACCTTGACAAGAGACTGTTCGTCCAACTGAACGGCAGCCGCAAGGTTATCGGCGTTCTCCGCGGTTACGATGTATGTGTCGATGTGAAGCTCGGGACGGAACACGAGCTCTGCTAACTCGAGTTCAGGTTTTCCTGAACATTGTGTTGGACGAGGcagtcgaggagaaggagggcggcgagaaggTCCGATTAGGCATGGTCGTATGTACCCCCCAAAGTGCTCTGCCATGTGCTGTTTAGAGGCTAACAACGTGGGACAGGTCATCCGCGGCAACTCGGTCGTCATGCTCGAGGCTCTCGAAAGgatcggcggcgacgaccgCAACCACCAGCGGTAAACGGAGAATCTTTGCCAGGTGGTCGTAGTTCTACGAGAATGCGTTCAAGGGGTTTTTACACGGCGTTATAATGGCAAAAGAACGatgcttttctttttggttCAAGACACAGGACGAGGATGAAATATGCTAGATACCAGCAAGGAAGAAAAGATGTCACATCCAGACTGGGCCACAACGTCACCCCACGACTAGCCAGCCAGCTCGGGCAGAGGCTGGAGGGTCCTTATTTTGCGACATCAACCCACGCCCTCTCGTCGTACGTGTCCATCATGCGGCCGCCGTACTTGCGCACCCATCCCTTAATGCCGCCTTTAAGGATGACGGATTGGATTCCAGTTTCGCCGACTTCGTCGAAGTAGTCCTGTAACCAATTCGCCGACCGAGGACCACGGCCATTACTGCTTCCTGAACGGCTTCAGCAAGGGGGTGTCGccgaaaggggggggggggggggggggatgaagCAAAGACAAGCAAGCGCGCAGATAGACGACGGCTGAAAAAAACTCACCGCAGTAAAATATAACACGCTTGATTCCGGCCTGCTTGCACAGCTGATGAATGATGGGCCTCGTCTGATAGAGGGACTGGGCGGGCAAGTTGATGGAGGTTGCGATGGTGCCCCCCTCAAAATCGTTGCGTCGCACGTCGACGAGCAGGAAATCACGGCGAGCGGTATCGTTTCCAGCCGCAAGTTGAGACTCAAGCAACACCATGACTTCGTCAGCCTCGATTTCCGGTGTCTTGGCCTTGGGGGCGGGAAATGCCGCCCACCACGGCGGGGGTTCGGTCGATGctgcggcctcggccatTGCGTGCTTTCGAGGAAAGCCCCGGCCGGCTGTGATATAAATCGGGCCGGCTCACTCGTTGAGATGCAGTCAGAAACCGAGCAGCACCCCTGAGAATGTAAAAATGCTTAGTTGCGATCTGGCGGGCGTACAAGTGCGGGCGCAAGACTACCCCAGACGCGCGATCTAGATGAGGGCACACACCACACAGTTGTGATGTTGGATGGCGAGtaatgagagagagggaggggttcAGTTGCAAAGCCGCAGAGCCGCAGAACCGGCTCATCTTCCAAGAGTCTCGGCACTCTACGGCTGTGGAGATTCCCGCTCGGAGCCATCTGTCATTCCAGGGCGCCAATTGGCTGCCAATGATgccatcttcttcaaggACGCTTTGTGCGGCTCGAACCCTTGCGCCATTGCACTCTAATTCTGTTTTAAGAGAGAGAGTAAGAAACAAAGAGGGTTGACTTCCGGGACTCTTATAACCACTACTTACTATATGAACTACTCGTGCCACTATCATAACTCCCAACTAAGTTGAAGTTgttccctttttttcttctcttccccttcccccaccAATTATTTCCGCTCACCTCAGTACCGCCAACCAAATCGCGTTCCGCCCACATGCCGAGACAGTAGACTTAGTCAACGACTCTCTTATCTTTCCCCCCGAGATTTCGGATTGGTTATCTCGAACCCATCTATAGACAGTGGAGTTCGGCACTCTTGCCCGCCTGCCCGCCTACAATAGCCTCTTGGAGGTTGCGGTATTTGTCCTTATCTAGCAACTCGCTTCAAGCTTCCTGTCGagcttttttcttctttttccttcgATCCGAAGCTACGTTCCATCGCTGAACGAAGCACGACCGGCTGataaaagaaagaaaaataaaaataaaggCCAGAAATGTTCCCGCTCAAACCCACAATTCCTGACGAGACGCGAGTCTATGACGACCCGGAGAGCCGGCCGTGACCGGAGCGGCGGGCTGGACCTGCCCGCGGGTAACGGAACTATTATCAAGTGCTGCAGAGTTATGTGTTTAGTCCT from Colletotrichum higginsianum IMI 349063 chromosome 4, whole genome shotgun sequence includes:
- a CDS encoding Arsenate reductase codes for the protein MAEAAASTEPPPWWAAFPAPKAKTPEIEADEVMVLLESQLAAGNDTARRDFLLVDVRRNDFEGGTIATSINLPAQSLYQTRPIIHQLCKQAGIKRVIFYCGSSNGRGPRSANWLQDYFDEVGETGIQSVILKGGIKGWVRKYGGRMMDTYDERAWVDVAK
- a CDS encoding LSM domain-containing protein codes for the protein MRPPISILSTRDSTQIWIFPIGQAAGQNRAPSIASQSSFRATSIIRSVSLPAQPPLYHRHHIYTYSHTYKMAPAQPELKKYLDKRLFVQLNGSRKVIGVLRGYDVFLNIVLDEAVEEKEGGEKVRLGMVVIRGNSVVMLEALERIGGDDRNHQR
- a CDS encoding Arsenate reductase, with amino-acid sequence MKLSVGLATALAGVATALSSDQPADVYLLQSKQPSSSDIPSLPRQIARLILLQRLSPEGHHASWDLPTSISNEKAVTYLNEFGKAPQGLFADAASTNPSQLVVLLEGITSDDSKSLQKSLAGSGPSFRVGDAPSAAANDLLLANDFPSVGVATKNCAFDKAINPFAEQCWSGKSSVVRYDVKKDSSILASLSENASLLKQLAANGEMETVVIAMPESSRRSQVRHWSSKPEELRRRQVEEVMTETDEHDQPASTTPGQSTAPTTPAQSTAPFPGHIERGTIKSCYGTEDACIKATGNCSDHGACRNKYATPNGEDQGTCFACQCLGTLSKSGSITHWGGKACQKVDVSVPFWLFVGFGVAMVGILTFAIGLLFSVGEEKLPGVIGAGVSKTK